The following are encoded in a window of Citrobacter freundii genomic DNA:
- the rpsT gene encoding 30S ribosomal protein S20, translating into MANIKSAKKRAVQSEKARKHNASRRSMMRTFIKKVYAAIEAGDKATALKAFNEMQPIVDRQAAKGLIHKNKAARHKANLTAQINKLA; encoded by the coding sequence TTGGCTAATATCAAATCAGCTAAGAAGCGCGCCGTTCAGTCTGAAAAGGCCCGCAAGCACAACGCTAGCCGTCGCTCTATGATGCGTACTTTCATCAAGAAAGTATACGCAGCTATTGAAGCTGGCGACAAAGCTACTGCACTGAAAGCATTTAACGAAATGCAACCAATCGTGGATCGTCAGGCTGCTAAAGGTCTGATCCACAAAAACAAAGCTGCACGTCATAAAGCAAACCTGACTGCACAGATCAACAAACTGGCTTAA
- the nhaA gene encoding Na+/H+ antiporter NhaA produces MKHLHRFFSSDASGGIILIIAAVVAMLMANIGVTSGWYHDFLETPVQLRVGALEINKNMLLWINDALMAVFFLLIGLEVKRELMQGSLASLRQAAFPVIAAIGGMIVPALLYLAFNYADPITREGWAIPAATDIAFALGVLALLGSRVPLALKIFLMALAIIDDLGAIVIIALFYTSDLSLLSLGVAALAILILAALNLCGVRRTGIYILVGVVLWTAVLKSGVHATLAGVIVGFFIPLKEKHGRSPAKRLEHVLHPWVAYLILPLFAFANAGVPLQGVTMDGLTSILPLGIIAGLLIGKPLGISLFCWLALRLKVAQLPEGTNFQQIMAVGILCGIGFTMSIFIASLAFGNVDPELINWAKLGILIGSLLSAVIGYSWLRTRLNASA; encoded by the coding sequence GGTACCACGACTTTTTGGAGACCCCGGTTCAACTGCGGGTCGGCGCGCTTGAGATCAATAAAAATATGCTGCTGTGGATCAACGACGCCTTAATGGCGGTGTTTTTCCTGCTGATTGGTCTGGAAGTTAAGCGTGAGCTGATGCAGGGATCGCTGGCCAGTTTACGCCAGGCGGCGTTTCCGGTGATTGCCGCGATTGGCGGGATGATTGTCCCGGCGCTGTTGTATCTGGCATTCAACTATGCCGACCCCATCACACGTGAAGGATGGGCGATCCCGGCGGCAACGGATATCGCTTTTGCGCTCGGCGTACTGGCGCTGCTGGGCAGCCGTGTTCCGCTGGCGCTGAAAATCTTTCTGATGGCGTTGGCGATTATTGACGATCTTGGCGCGATTGTGATCATCGCACTGTTCTATACCAGCGATCTCTCTCTGCTGTCGTTGGGGGTTGCCGCATTAGCGATTCTTATTCTGGCGGCGTTGAACCTGTGTGGTGTCAGACGTACCGGTATTTATATCCTGGTGGGCGTCGTGTTATGGACCGCAGTGCTGAAGTCAGGGGTGCATGCGACGCTGGCGGGTGTGATTGTCGGTTTCTTCATCCCGTTGAAGGAAAAGCATGGCCGTTCTCCGGCGAAACGTCTGGAGCATGTGCTGCATCCGTGGGTGGCCTATCTGATTCTGCCGTTGTTTGCCTTCGCCAATGCGGGGGTTCCACTGCAGGGTGTGACGATGGACGGATTGACCTCCATCCTGCCGCTGGGGATTATCGCCGGCCTGCTTATCGGTAAACCGCTGGGGATTAGCCTGTTCTGCTGGCTGGCGTTACGCCTCAAGGTGGCGCAGCTGCCTGAAGGCACGAACTTCCAGCAAATCATGGCGGTGGGTATTCTGTGCGGGATTGGCTTTACGATGTCTATTTTCATCGCCAGCCTGGCGTTTGGTAACGTTGATCCGGAGCTGATTAACTGGGCGAAACTAGGGATCCTGATTGGTTCTCTGCTATCGGCGGTGATCGGTTATAGCTGGCTGCGTACCCGGTTAAACGCGTCAGCCTGA
- the ribF gene encoding bifunctional riboflavin kinase/FAD synthetase, whose product MKLIRGIHNLSQAPHGCVLTIGNFDGVHRGHRALLQGLQEEGRKRNLPVMVMIFEPQPLELFATEKSPARLTRLREKLRYLAECGVDYVLCVRFDRRFAALTAQNFISDLLVKRLGVQFLAVGDDFRFGASRAGDFLLLQEAGAEYGFDITSTQTFCEGGVRISSTAVRQALAEDNLLLAESLLGHPFTISGRVVHGDELGRTIGFPTANLPLRRQVSPVKGVYAVEVMGLGETPLPGVANIGTRPTVAGVRQQLEVHLLDVVMDLYGRHIDVVLRKKIRNEQRFASLDELKAQIARDELTAREFFGLSKPA is encoded by the coding sequence ATGAAGCTGATACGAGGCATACATAATCTCAGTCAGGCCCCGCATGGGTGTGTGCTGACTATTGGTAATTTCGACGGCGTGCACCGTGGTCATCGCGCGTTGTTGCAGGGCTTACAGGAAGAAGGGCGCAAACGAAATTTACCGGTCATGGTGATGATTTTCGAGCCGCAGCCGCTGGAGCTGTTTGCGACTGAAAAGTCACCTGCGCGACTGACCCGCCTGCGGGAAAAGCTGCGTTATCTGGCGGAATGTGGTGTTGATTACGTGCTGTGCGTGCGTTTTGACCGGCGTTTTGCCGCATTAACGGCGCAGAACTTTATCAGCGACCTGTTGGTGAAGCGCCTTGGCGTACAATTTCTTGCCGTAGGTGATGATTTCCGCTTTGGCGCTAGCCGCGCGGGCGATTTCTTGTTATTACAGGAAGCGGGCGCGGAGTATGGCTTTGATATCACCAGCACCCAGACCTTCTGTGAGGGCGGGGTGCGAATCAGCAGCACTGCTGTGCGCCAGGCGCTAGCAGAAGACAATCTGCTGTTAGCCGAAAGCTTACTGGGCCATCCGTTTACCATATCAGGACGGGTGGTACACGGCGACGAGTTAGGGCGGACCATCGGGTTCCCCACGGCGAATTTACCGCTTCGTCGCCAGGTTTCTCCAGTTAAAGGGGTGTACGCGGTTGAGGTGATGGGCTTGGGCGAAACGCCTTTACCCGGTGTCGCGAATATCGGAACCCGTCCAACGGTGGCCGGTGTACGCCAGCAGTTAGAAGTGCATCTACTGGACGTTGTAATGGACCTCTACGGTCGCCATATAGATGTCGTGCTGCGTAAAAAAATACGCAACGAGCAGCGATTTGCCTCGCTGGATGAACTAAAAGCGCAGATTGCGCGTGATGAGTTAACTGCCCGCGAATTTTTTGGGCTATCAAAACCGGCTTAA
- the nhaR gene encoding transcriptional activator NhaR, which produces MSHINYNHLYYFWHVYKEGSVVGAAEALYLTPQTITGQIKALEERLQGKLFKRKGRGLEPSELGELVFRYADKMFTLSQEMLDIVNYRKESNLLFDVGVADALSKQLVSSVLDAAVVDDEQIHLRCFESTHEMLLEQLSQHKLDMIISDCPIDSTQQEGLFSVKIGECCVSFWCTNPLPEKPFPACLEERRLLIPGRRSMLGRKLLNWINSQGLNVEILGEFDDAALMKAFGATHNAIFVAPTLYSNNFYADDSIIEIGRVENVMEEYHAIFAERMIQHPAVQRICNANYSALFAPGSK; this is translated from the coding sequence ATGTCTCATATAAATTACAACCACCTGTATTACTTCTGGCATGTGTATAAAGAAGGTTCGGTGGTGGGGGCCGCAGAAGCGCTTTATCTGACACCGCAAACCATTACCGGGCAGATCAAAGCGCTGGAGGAGCGCTTACAGGGGAAGTTGTTTAAGCGTAAGGGGCGAGGGCTGGAGCCTAGTGAGCTAGGCGAATTAGTTTTTCGTTATGCGGACAAAATGTTCACTTTAAGCCAGGAGATGCTGGATATCGTGAACTACCGCAAAGAGTCTAACTTGCTGTTCGATGTGGGCGTGGCGGATGCGTTATCTAAACAGCTGGTCAGTAGCGTGCTCGACGCTGCCGTCGTTGACGATGAACAAATCCATCTACGCTGCTTTGAATCCACGCATGAGATGCTGCTGGAGCAGCTCAGCCAGCACAAGCTGGATATGATTATCTCCGACTGCCCAATCGACTCAACGCAGCAGGAAGGGCTGTTCTCGGTAAAAATCGGCGAGTGTTGTGTGAGTTTCTGGTGCACCAATCCGCTGCCGGAGAAGCCGTTTCCAGCCTGCCTTGAGGAGCGTCGCCTGCTGATACCAGGACGTCGCTCAATGCTCGGGCGCAAGCTGCTGAACTGGATTAACTCGCAGGGACTGAACGTTGAGATCCTCGGAGAGTTTGACGATGCCGCCTTGATGAAAGCCTTTGGCGCTACGCACAATGCTATTTTCGTCGCCCCTACGCTCTATTCGAACAATTTCTACGCTGATGATTCCATCATTGAGATTGGACGCGTGGAGAATGTGATGGAGGAGTACCATGCCATTTTTGCGGAGAGGATGATCCAGCATCCGGCGGTGCAGCGTATTTGCAATGCTAACTACTCGGCATTGTTTGCGCCGGGGAGTAAGTAA
- a CDS encoding DUF2575 family protein, giving the protein MQHSLRSDGAGFYQLACCEYSFSTRKVELIGQRRTAFCFITMKTIFFLFRRTNRRLTLTAVQGILSRFSLF; this is encoded by the coding sequence ATGCAGCACTCGTTGCGTAGTGATGGCGCAGGATTCTACCAGCTTGCGTGCTGTGAATACAGCTTTTCCACGAGAAAAGTTGAATTGATTGGTCAGCGGAGGACCGCATTTTGTTTCATAACAATGAAAACAATCTTCTTTCTGTTTCGCAGAACCAATCGCCGGTTAACCTTGACCGCGGTACAGGGTATACTTTCACGATTTTCACTGTTTTGA